DNA from Streptomyces sp. NBC_01260:
AGTGATCAATGGAGGATCTGTGACGCCTCGCCCACCCCGCCTCACCGCACTCGCCGCGGCGGCGACCCTGCTCGTCGGCGGCCTGCTGACCGCCGGGCCGTCCGCACAGGCGGCCGGCACCACCGGGACCGGCACCCCGGCGAAGGCCCAGGACGGCCCCGGGACCCCGGCCATCACCCCGACCCCGCAGTCCGTGAAGAGCCGGTCCGACCGGATCACCATCACCCCCACCGTCACCATGGTGGCCGGCGAAACGGCCGACGAGTCCGCGCTCGCCGTCGTGGAGAAGGCCCTCGAACAGGCCGGTGCGCGGCGCGTCGTCCGGAGCACCCGGGCGTCCGCGAGCGGGCTCACCGTCCATGTGGGCGATACCGGTGCGCTCGCCGCCCAGAAGCTCGAAGGGCCCTCCGCGCTGCCCGCCGACGGATACGTCCTCGGCATCGGCGCCGACCGCATCGTTCTCGCGGGCAAGGACACCACCGGCACCTACTACGCCGCGCAGAGCCTGCGCCAGGTCCTGCCGCACCAGAAGCAGCCGGGTGCCCGGGTGGGCGGACTCGCGGTTCGCGACTGGCCGGGCACCGCCCTGCGCGGCGTCATCGAGGGCTTCTACGGCACCCCCTGGTCGCACAAGGCCCGCCTGGACCAGCTGGACTACTACGGCGAGCACAAGATGAACATCTACGTCTACTCGCCCAAGGACGACGCCTACCTCCGCGAGAAGTGGCGCGACGCCTACCCCGCCGACCAGCTGGCGCAGATCAAGGACCTCACCGACCGGGCGGTCCGGCGGCACGTCGAGTTCACCTACGCGCTCTCTCCCGGGCTGTCGGTCTGTTACAGCTCGGACGAGGACGCCAAGGCTCTCGTCGACAAGTTCCAGACGATCTGGGACATCGGGGTACGGACCTTCGCGGTGCCGCTGGACGACATCAGCTACACCGACTGGAACTGCGACGCCGACAAGGCGAAGTGGGGGACCGGCGGCGGTGCGGCGGGAGCCGCGCAGGCATACCTGCTGAACCGGGTCAACAAGGAGTTCATCGCCACCCACCCCGGCGCTCAGCCGCTCCAGATGGTCCCCACCGAGTACTACAACGTCAGCGAATCGGCGTACAAGACGGCCCTCTCCGAGCAGCTCGACCCGGATGTGCTCGTCGAATGGACCGGCGTGGGAGTCGTCGCACCGACCATGACGGTGGCTCAGGCCGACGCTGCCCGCAAGGTGTTCGGGCACCCGATCCTGACCTGGGACAACTACCCGGTGAACGACTACGCGACCGACCGGCTGCTGCTCGGCCCGTTCAACGGGCGCGAGAAGGGGCTGCCGGGCAGGCTCGCCGGGATCACCGCCAACCCGATGATCCAGCCGTACGCCTCGAAGCTCTCGCTGTACACCGTCGCGGACTACTCCTGGAACGACGCCGCGTACGACCCGCGCACCTCGTGGGGCAGGGGACTCAAGGAGTACGCGGGTGGCGACGCCCGCACCGAGCAGGCACTGCGCGCCTTCGCCGACGTCAACTACAGCTCCGCGCTCAACACCGACAAGGCACCCGAACTGGCGGCGGAGTTCGCTCGCTACTGGAAGTCCGGCGACTCGAAGCGGCTCACCTCCGTGCTCGGAAACCTCGGCGCGGCCCCCGCACGGCTGCGCGCAGGCCTTCCGGACCGCGGCTTCATCGAGGACTCCGGGCCCTGGCTGGACGCCACCGAGTCCTGGGCGACCGCGTCCCGCACCGCCCTGCGGATGGTCGACGCGGCCCGCGCGGGAAACGGTGCGCGGGCCTGGGAGCTCCGGCAGCAGCTGCCCGCCCAGGTCGAGCGGGCCAAGTCCTTCGTGTACACCGGCCTCGACGGCCGCAAGGTGCCGGTCCACGTCGGTGACGGGATGCTGGACGCGTTCGTCGAGGCGGCCACCGCCGAGCACGACCGGATCCTCGGCGTGAGCGGCCGGCCCACCGCGTCGACGAACCTCGGCACCTACCAGGACAACACCGCAGCCCGGATGCTCGACGGCGACGACTCCACGTACTTCTGGAGCGACGGCGCGCCCGCCGCGGACGACCAGCTCACCGTCGACCTGGGCGAGTCCAGGGACATCGGTGACATCACGCTCGCCATGGGCAAGCCCGGCAGCACCGACGACTACCTCCACGAGGGGGTGCTGGAGCACTCGGCCGACGGCAAGAACTGGCAGCAGCTCACCGCCTTCTCCGGCAAGCCGGACGTCACCACGACCGCGCCCGCCGGTACGAAGGCCCGCTATGTACGGGCGCGGGCGACCGCGGGCCAGACCAGCTGGGTCGTCGTCCGTGAGTTCCACGTCGCGACCACGGACGGCGCGGTCACGGGCAATCCGCCCGCGGCCACCGGATCCGCGCTGAGCTCGGCGGCCGACGGGGACCCGGGCACGGTCTACCGCGCCGCGCGCGGCCCGCAGGCCGGCGAGTTCCTTGAGGTGGGGCTCGGCGCGGCGCGGGCGGTCGGCTCGGTCACGGTCCTGCGGCCGGCCGGCGCCAAGGGCGCCGCGGACATCCAGCTGCGGAACGCGGACGGCGACTGGCGGACCGTCGGCAGGCTCGGCGGGTCGTACACCGACGTCGACGCGCACGGCCGGACCGCCGACGCGGTGAGGCTGGCCTGGCGCGAGGGAGCCGCGGCGCCGCAGATCGCGGAGGTGGTGGTGGGGAAGTAGCGGGTACCTCCCGCCGTGCGCCCGGCGCCCCCGCACCTCCGCGGGCGGGGCCGGGCGCACAGCCAGGTCACGTTCCGGCCGAAACGGTCACCCGCAGGTTGTTCCCAGAGGAGCAAGCGACCGCTTAGTATGCGCCGGAGCAGTGGTAATGCCGACAGTGTTGTGGAGGCCCCTCATGCAGGCATGGCGAGTGCACCGGAACGGCGAGCCGAGCGAGGTGATGCGGCTGGAGGAAACGGACCGGCCCACGCCCGGCGACGGGCAGGTGCTCATCGAGGTGCTCGCGGCGAACATCAACTTCCCCGATGCGCTGCTCTGCCGCGGCCAGTACCAGGTGCGGCCCCCGCTGCCGTTCACGCCCGGCGTGGAGATCTGCGGCAGGACCGCGGACGGGCGCCGGGTGCTCGCCACCCCCGCCCTGCCGGACGGCGGATTCGCCCACTACGTCGTCGCGGACGAGGCGTCCCTGCTGCCCGCCCCGGACGCCCTGGACGATGCCGAGGCCGCCGCCCTGCACATCGGCTACCAGACCGGCTGGTTCGGACTGCACCGGCGGGCGCACCTGCGGGCCGGTGAGACGTTGCTCGTCCACGCGGCGGCCGGCGGTGTCGGCAGCGCCGCCGTCCAGCTCGGCAAGGCCGCCGGCGCGACCGTCATCGGTGTGGTCGGCGGCGCGGAGAAGGCCAAGACCGCCACCGCGCTCGGCTGCGACCTGGTCATCGACCGGCATACCGAGGACATCGTCGCGGCCGTCAAGGAGGCAACCGGCGGGCGTGGCGCCGACGTCGTCTACGACCCGGTCGGCGGCGACGCGTACGCCAAGTCCGTGAAGTGCATCGCCTTCGAGGGCCGGGTGATCGTCGTCGGCTTCGCCAGCGGCGTCATCCCCGCCCCGGGCCTCAACCACGCCCTGGTGAAGAACTACTCGGTCCTCGGACTTCACTGGGGCCTGTACAACACGAAGGACCCGCAGGCAGTCCGCGACTGTCACGAGGAGCTGACCCGGCTCGCCGCCGAGGGCGTCATCAAGCCGCTGATCAGCGAGCGCGTCGCGATGGACGGGGCGGCGGCCGCCGTCCAGCGCGTGGCCGACGGCACCAGCACCGGCCGCATCGTCGTCCTGCCCTCGGGGGCCACCCGATGACCGCCCCCGACGCGGCCGGACTGCGCCGTCTCACCCGGGAACTGCTCGCCGCCCACCCCCCGGCCACCACCGGCCGCACCGACTTCCTCAAGGCGCGCTTCGACGCCGGACTCGCCTGGGTGCACTACCCGGCCGGACTCGGCGGCCTCGACGCGCCGCGCTCCCTGCAGCCCGTCGTCGACGCAGAACTCGCCGCGGCGGACGCGCCCGACAACGATCCGCGCCGCATCGGCATCGGTCTCGGCATGGCCGCCCCCACCGTCCTGGCCTACGGAACCGACGAGCAGAAGCGCCGCTTCCTGCGCCCGCTGTGGGTCGGCGAGGAGGTGTGGTGCCAGCTCTTCAGCGAACCGGGCGCCGGATCCGACCTGGCCGCCCTCGGCACCCGCGCCGTCCGCGACGGCGAGGACTGGGTGGTCGACGGGCAGAAGGTGTGGACGTCCAGCGCCCATGTGGCCCGCTGGGCGATCCTCATCGCCCGCACTGACCCCGACGTGCCCAAGCACCGCGGCATCAGCTACTTCGTCTGCGACATGACCGACCCCGGTGTCGAGGTGCGCCCGCTGCGCCAGATCACCGGCGAGGCCGAGTTCAACGAGGTCTTCCTCACCGGGGTGCGCATCCCTGACAGCCACCGGCTCGGCCCGGTCGGCGAGGGCTGGAAGGTCGCGCAGACGACGCTCATGAACGAGCGCGTCTCCATCGGCGGAGCCCGTATCCCCCGCGAGGGCGGCATGATCGGCCCGGTCGCCCGGACCTGGCGCGAACGCCCCGAACTGCGCACCCGCGATCTGCACCAGCGTCTGCTCACCCTCTGGGTGGAGGCCGAGGTCGCCCGGCTCACCGGGGCGCGCCTGCGCCAGCAGCTCGTCGCCGGACAGCCGGGCCCCGAGGGCTCCGGGATGAAGCTCGCCTTCGCCCGGCTCAACCAGGAGATCAGCGGCCTCGAAGTCGAACTTCTGGGCGACGAGGGGCTGTTGTACAGCGACTGGACGATGCGCCGGCCGGAGCTCGTCGACTTCACCGGACGTGACGCCGGCTACCGCTACCTCCGCTCGAAGGGCAACTCCATCGAGGGCGGCACGAGCGAGGTACTGCTCAACATCGTCGCCGAACGCGTGCTCGGCCTGCCCGTCGAGCCGCGCAACGACAAGGACGTCGCCTGGAAGGACCTGTCCCGATGACCGCACGGACCGAAGAGAGCCAGCCGCCCGACCTGCTGTACTCGCAGGCCGAGGAGGACCTGCGGGCCGCCGTCCGCTCGCTCCTCGACGACCGGTGCGACGTGCCGGAGGTGATCGCCCGCACCGAGTCCGACGCGCCGTACGACCCACAGCTCTGGAAGGCCCTCGCCACCGGCATCGGCGCCGCCGGACTCCTGGTGCCCGAGAAGCTCGGCGGGCAGGGGGCCGGCCACCGCGAGGCCGCGGTGGTCATCGAGGAGCTCGGACGCAGCGTGGTCCCGGCGCCGTACCTGACCAGCTCCGTCGTCGCCACCGAGACGCTGCTGGCGCTCGGCACCCAGGACGGGCCGGCGGCCGAACTCCTCACCGAACTGGCCACGGGCCGCAAGGTCGCCGTGCTCGCCGTACCGTTCTCCGCCGCCGGGCCGGACACAGTCGCCGTGACCGCCGCCCTCGACGGCACGCTCGGCCCGGTCGCCGACGCGGTCGCCGCCGATGTCCTGCTGGTGCCCACCACCGACGGCCTGTACGCCGTCGAAGCGGGCACCGCAGGCGTCGTCGTCGAGCCGCTCATCGCGCTCGACCTGACCCGCCCGCTCGCCACCGTCACCCTGACCGGCGCCAGCGGAACCCGCCTCGCGGATGCCGGGACCGCCCGGGCGGCGGTCCGCAGAGGGCTGCTGGCCGGAGCCGGACTCCTCGCCTCCGAACAGCTCGGGCTCGCCGAGTGGTGCCTGACCGAGACGGTCCGGTACACCCGTGAGCGTCACCAGTTCAACCGCCCGGTCGGCTCGTTCCAGTCGCTCAAGCACCGGATGGCGCACCTCTGGCTGGAGGTCGTCTCGGCGCGGGCGGCCGCGCGCAACGCCGCGGACGCGCTGGCCACCGGCAGCCCCGAAACGCCGCTGGCGGTTGCCGTCGCGCAGGCGTACTGCTCCAGGGTCGCCGTCCACGCGGCGGAGGAGTGTGTCCAGCTCCACGGCGGCATCGGGATGACCTGGGAGCACCCCGCGCACCTGTACCTGAAGCGCGCCAAGGCCGACTCGATCGCGTACGGCTCGGCGGGACGCCACCGCGAGACCGTCGCGGAGCTGATGGAACTGCCCGCGCCGTAACACTGCCGGCCGGTGGTGGGGCACGGTCCCGGGGCGGGAGCACATTGATACAAGCTCCCGCCCCGGGGCCGTGCACCGGCGGAGCCGTGGCGGACAACGGGCGGAACGGCAGCCGAAGAGCGGGCGGCGAACGAGACAACTCTCCTCAAGCAAAGGCAAGTTGGTTGCCGTCGGCTCCATACTCGGTCGCGTCCGCTCGTCCGGCACGCCCTCGCAACCGGGAGAATCCATGGCGTTCCCCACCCGCCGCCGCGCTGTCACCACCGCCCTGGCCACCGCGGCCGCAGGCACCCTCCT
Protein-coding regions in this window:
- a CDS encoding NADPH:quinone oxidoreductase family protein gives rise to the protein MQAWRVHRNGEPSEVMRLEETDRPTPGDGQVLIEVLAANINFPDALLCRGQYQVRPPLPFTPGVEICGRTADGRRVLATPALPDGGFAHYVVADEASLLPAPDALDDAEAAALHIGYQTGWFGLHRRAHLRAGETLLVHAAAGGVGSAAVQLGKAAGATVIGVVGGAEKAKTATALGCDLVIDRHTEDIVAAVKEATGGRGADVVYDPVGGDAYAKSVKCIAFEGRVIVVGFASGVIPAPGLNHALVKNYSVLGLHWGLYNTKDPQAVRDCHEELTRLAAEGVIKPLISERVAMDGAAAAVQRVADGTSTGRIVVLPSGATR
- a CDS encoding beta-N-acetylglucosaminidase domain-containing protein, whose amino-acid sequence is MTPRPPRLTALAAAATLLVGGLLTAGPSAQAAGTTGTGTPAKAQDGPGTPAITPTPQSVKSRSDRITITPTVTMVAGETADESALAVVEKALEQAGARRVVRSTRASASGLTVHVGDTGALAAQKLEGPSALPADGYVLGIGADRIVLAGKDTTGTYYAAQSLRQVLPHQKQPGARVGGLAVRDWPGTALRGVIEGFYGTPWSHKARLDQLDYYGEHKMNIYVYSPKDDAYLREKWRDAYPADQLAQIKDLTDRAVRRHVEFTYALSPGLSVCYSSDEDAKALVDKFQTIWDIGVRTFAVPLDDISYTDWNCDADKAKWGTGGGAAGAAQAYLLNRVNKEFIATHPGAQPLQMVPTEYYNVSESAYKTALSEQLDPDVLVEWTGVGVVAPTMTVAQADAARKVFGHPILTWDNYPVNDYATDRLLLGPFNGREKGLPGRLAGITANPMIQPYASKLSLYTVADYSWNDAAYDPRTSWGRGLKEYAGGDARTEQALRAFADVNYSSALNTDKAPELAAEFARYWKSGDSKRLTSVLGNLGAAPARLRAGLPDRGFIEDSGPWLDATESWATASRTALRMVDAARAGNGARAWELRQQLPAQVERAKSFVYTGLDGRKVPVHVGDGMLDAFVEAATAEHDRILGVSGRPTASTNLGTYQDNTAARMLDGDDSTYFWSDGAPAADDQLTVDLGESRDIGDITLAMGKPGSTDDYLHEGVLEHSADGKNWQQLTAFSGKPDVTTTAPAGTKARYVRARATAGQTSWVVVREFHVATTDGAVTGNPPAATGSALSSAADGDPGTVYRAARGPQAGEFLEVGLGAARAVGSVTVLRPAGAKGAADIQLRNADGDWRTVGRLGGSYTDVDAHGRTADAVRLAWREGAAAPQIAEVVVGK
- a CDS encoding acyl-CoA dehydrogenase family protein translates to MTARTEESQPPDLLYSQAEEDLRAAVRSLLDDRCDVPEVIARTESDAPYDPQLWKALATGIGAAGLLVPEKLGGQGAGHREAAVVIEELGRSVVPAPYLTSSVVATETLLALGTQDGPAAELLTELATGRKVAVLAVPFSAAGPDTVAVTAALDGTLGPVADAVAADVLLVPTTDGLYAVEAGTAGVVVEPLIALDLTRPLATVTLTGASGTRLADAGTARAAVRRGLLAGAGLLASEQLGLAEWCLTETVRYTRERHQFNRPVGSFQSLKHRMAHLWLEVVSARAAARNAADALATGSPETPLAVAVAQAYCSRVAVHAAEECVQLHGGIGMTWEHPAHLYLKRAKADSIAYGSAGRHRETVAELMELPAP
- a CDS encoding acyl-CoA dehydrogenase family protein; amino-acid sequence: MTAPDAAGLRRLTRELLAAHPPATTGRTDFLKARFDAGLAWVHYPAGLGGLDAPRSLQPVVDAELAAADAPDNDPRRIGIGLGMAAPTVLAYGTDEQKRRFLRPLWVGEEVWCQLFSEPGAGSDLAALGTRAVRDGEDWVVDGQKVWTSSAHVARWAILIARTDPDVPKHRGISYFVCDMTDPGVEVRPLRQITGEAEFNEVFLTGVRIPDSHRLGPVGEGWKVAQTTLMNERVSIGGARIPREGGMIGPVARTWRERPELRTRDLHQRLLTLWVEAEVARLTGARLRQQLVAGQPGPEGSGMKLAFARLNQEISGLEVELLGDEGLLYSDWTMRRPELVDFTGRDAGYRYLRSKGNSIEGGTSEVLLNIVAERVLGLPVEPRNDKDVAWKDLSR